The following DNA comes from Lentibacillus sp. Marseille-P4043.
TTTTTAACGACACAATGTTATACTCTCTTATCGGTAGAAACAGGTGAAGTGAACGGATTCAATTACTTTTTCCCACGACGCCATTTTTCAAATGTTTCAAGCACACTCTTTTGCAAAGGAATTTTTATTTGTGGTTTCACTTTTGTATACTGATCGATCCGTTCCTCTATTTCTGCTTCGCTGTTTTTTAATTCGATATATAATTCTCTGGCGGATTTGCGTAATGCACCACGGCCGAAAATGGTACGTTGCTCAGCGTAATCGGACGTGGCAACATAAACTTGGTTTTCTACGTTCTTTAATTTCTTTACCAGCTTTTCAATACATTCATCAGCCGTTTCTTTTTCCTTTGTATAAATAATTTCAACTTGATATTCTTTAAGTTTATTTGTAATACCTTTAACAAAATAAGCATCAAACACAACAATTACGCGGTCACCTGTATGGGATTTGTATTCAGCCATTTGTTCTATTAAGCGATCCCTCGCCTGTGCCATATCTACATCCTTTAACCGTTGTAACTCATCCCAGGCTCCGATAATGTTATAACCGTCAACAACGATAACATTCATAGGTTACTCCCCAAGCGGGTATCTTTTTCGAAATACTTCATACAGAAGAAGACCGCATGCAACAGAGGCATTTAAAGAGGATACCTGACCTTTCATCGGTAAATTAACTGTCCAGTCGCATTTATCTTTTACTAGACGGCTCATCCCTTTTCCTTCATTACCGATTACAAGTGCAATTGGCATCGTACCATCAAGTGAGCGGTAATCTTCCGTTCCTTCCGCTTCTGTTCCGACAATCCAAATATTTTTCGACTTCAATTCATCCATTGTTGATGCAATATTCGTCACACGCGCAACAGGAATATGCTCCAAAGCACCGGCAGCCGTCTTAGCAACCGTTGCAGTCAAACCAACTGAACGACGTTTTGGGATAATAACCCCATGAGCACCGGTCGCGTCTGCCGTCCGCAAAATGGAACCTAAATTATGTGGATCTTCAAGCTCGTCCAAGATGATAAAAAAAGGAGTCTCCCTTTTCGCATCAGCATTCGCAAATAAATCATCAATTGTAGCATATTGGTAAGAGGCAACATACGCTACAACGCCTTGGTGGTTTCCATTCGCTAACTTGTCCAGTTTACTCTTAGGTACCTTTTGTACAATTGTATCGGCTTGTTTAGCTAGATGTTGTAATTTGCCTAGTGAACTGGTATTTAAGTGTTCAGAAAGCAAAACTTTATTAACAGATCGACCCGATTTCAATGCTTCTATAACAGGGTTTTTTCCAATAATCATTTCCTGATCCATCTTATATACTCCTTTCCTCCACAAACATAATAGCTTGCGTTAATAATTCCGTTAAACGTTCATTGTTTTCAAGTAAGTAATGGTAGCCAACTAATGCTTCAAACGCAGTACTATATCGATACGTTTGAACACTAGTATTTTTGGGAATTGACCCTGATTTCGCATTTCTCCCTCTTGCAACAACACGCTCTTCGCTTTCCGTTAAAAATCCATTGTTTAACCAATGTAAAATAACGGCTGCCTGTGATTTTGCGGATACGAAGGTGACAGCTTTATGGTGTAATTGGTTTGGCTTTACTTGGCCTGAATGAATCAGATGTTTCCTGACATGTACCTCATAAACAGCGTCACCCATATACGCAAGGGCTAAACTTTTTAGTTGCTTTACATCAAGTTCCATATTCAGCCTCTTTTCCACCGTGTCCCTTGTGGTGTATCTTCTAAAATAATTTGTTTTTCCTTCAAATCATCCCGTATCTCATCTGCACGCTTAAAGTCACGATTTTTTCTTGCTTCCACCCGTTCTTGAATTAACGCCTCAATTTCATCATCCAACAATTCCTCTGTTTGGTTTATTTCGACACCAAGGACACGAAGGAATTTTGCAATCGTTGTCTGAAATGCATCGATAACAGTTGTTGATGTCTGATCTAACTCTACGTAAATATTCGCTTCCTTCGTTAAATCAAATAACACGGAAATCGCATTAGCTGTATTAAAGTCATCATCCATTTCCGTTTCAAAGCGCTCTTTTAACTCATTTATTTTTTCTAACCACTGCTCATTATCCTTTTCTAAGTTCAAACTTGCTTGTTTTCGGTATTCGAGATTATGGTAAGCCGTTCTAATACGATCCAAACTATTTTCAGCACCCTTCAGCAATTCTTCACTGAAATTAATCGGGTTGCGGTAATGAACACTCAACATAAAGAACCGAATTACCTGTGGATCGTGCTGTTCAATTAATTCACGTGTAAGAACAAAATTCCCAAGTGATTTCGACATTTTTTCATTGTCAATATTAATATATCCATTGTGCATCCAATACCGTGCAAATGATTTGCCTGTCATCGCTTCCGATTGGGCAATTTCATTTTCATGATGTGGGAAAGTAAGATCCTGCCCCCCTGCATGAATATCGATCGTATCCCCAAGGTATTTCTTTACCATCGCTGAACATTCGATATGCCAGCCCGGCCGACCTTTACCCCACGGGGCCTCCCAGGCGATTTCATCTGGTTTTGCCTTTTTCCATAAAGCGAAATCAAGCGGATCCGTCTTTTTCTCTCCTATTTGTATCCGAGCACCAGATCTCAATTCATCGATCGATTGGTGTGAAAGTTTGCCATACCCATCAAAGGCTCTCGGTTTAAAATAAACATCCCCATCAACTGCATAGGCATATCCTTTATCAATCAGTGCTCCAATAAAGTTAATGATATCATCCATCGTCTCAGTTACTCTTGGGTTGAGTGTCGCCTTTTTGACCCCCAGGGCTCCAACATCCTCTAAATAGGCATCAATAAAACGATCAGCTAGCTCAGGAACGTCCTCACCGACTTCTTTTGCCGTTTTAATAATTTTGTCGTCCACATCAGTAAAGTTCAAAACATAATCAACTTCATACCCTCGATATTCCAAATACCTTCTTACTGTATCAAAAACAATCGCAGGCCTAGCATTACCAATATGAATGTAGTTGTAAACAGTCGGCCCACAAACATACATACTCACTTTACCTTCTTGGAGTGGTACAAAGGTTTCCTTTTTTCGTGTCAGCGTATTATAAAGAGTTATCGACATTTTGCTTCCCTTCCTTCAATTCAGCTATTTCTTTCCTTAATCCATCTATTTCCGCTTGCAAATGCTCACATTGTTTTGCTACAGGATCAGGTATTTTATGATGGTCTAAATCCCGGCGAACCTTTTCACCATTTTGAACAACGACCCGCCCCGGAATTCCTA
Coding sequences within:
- the rlmB gene encoding 23S rRNA (guanosine(2251)-2'-O)-methyltransferase RlmB, with product MDQEMIIGKNPVIEALKSGRSVNKVLLSEHLNTSSLGKLQHLAKQADTIVQKVPKSKLDKLANGNHQGVVAYVASYQYATIDDLFANADAKRETPFFIILDELEDPHNLGSILRTADATGAHGVIIPKRRSVGLTATVAKTAAGALEHIPVARVTNIASTMDELKSKNIWIVGTEAEGTEDYRSLDGTMPIALVIGNEGKGMSRLVKDKCDWTVNLPMKGQVSSLNASVACGLLLYEVFRKRYPLGE
- the cysS gene encoding cysteine--tRNA ligase, which codes for MSITLYNTLTRKKETFVPLQEGKVSMYVCGPTVYNYIHIGNARPAIVFDTVRRYLEYRGYEVDYVLNFTDVDDKIIKTAKEVGEDVPELADRFIDAYLEDVGALGVKKATLNPRVTETMDDIINFIGALIDKGYAYAVDGDVYFKPRAFDGYGKLSHQSIDELRSGARIQIGEKKTDPLDFALWKKAKPDEIAWEAPWGKGRPGWHIECSAMVKKYLGDTIDIHAGGQDLTFPHHENEIAQSEAMTGKSFARYWMHNGYINIDNEKMSKSLGNFVLTRELIEQHDPQVIRFFMLSVHYRNPINFSEELLKGAENSLDRIRTAYHNLEYRKQASLNLEKDNEQWLEKINELKERFETEMDDDFNTANAISVLFDLTKEANIYVELDQTSTTVIDAFQTTIAKFLRVLGVEINQTEELLDDEIEALIQERVEARKNRDFKRADEIRDDLKEKQIILEDTPQGTRWKRG
- a CDS encoding Mini-ribonuclease 3, with protein sequence MELDVKQLKSLALAYMGDAVYEVHVRKHLIHSGQVKPNQLHHKAVTFVSAKSQAAVILHWLNNGFLTESEERVVARGRNAKSGSIPKNTSVQTYRYSTAFEALVGYHYLLENNERLTELLTQAIMFVEERSI
- a CDS encoding NYN domain-containing protein; this encodes MNVIVVDGYNIIGAWDELQRLKDVDMAQARDRLIEQMAEYKSHTGDRVIVVFDAYFVKGITNKLKEYQVEIIYTKEKETADECIEKLVKKLKNVENQVYVATSDYAEQRTIFGRGALRKSARELYIELKNSEAEIEERIDQYTKVKPQIKIPLQKSVLETFEKWRRGKK